One genomic segment of Mytilus trossulus isolate FHL-02 chromosome 4, PNRI_Mtr1.1.1.hap1, whole genome shotgun sequence includes these proteins:
- the LOC134714159 gene encoding complement C1q-like protein 3, protein MNAVCVLKVALVMSCFVHKIISGSCTPKLEKSLLEDLRSMTMKIKRGTEEGMNQPDEKFSAFAASLTASKTLGAGEIIKFNKVWTNIDDDYNPMTGIYTAPKRGVYYFSSSVMSQYDKTLRVFLCKNNRRIVAVFTGYSDTNMATLNMVLELKKGDTVYIKQDGPQKYIYSESQSNYNMFSGYLIR, encoded by the exons ATGAATgctgtttgtgttttgaaagtTGCACTGGTAATGAGTTGTTTTGTTCATAAGATTATTTCTGGATCGTGTACTCCAAAACTTG aaaagtCCCTTTTAGAAGACCTTCGTAGTATGacgatgaaaataaaaagaggaACCGAGGAAG GTATGAATCAACCCGACGAAAAATTTTCAGCCTTTGCAGCTTCTTTAACTGCATCAAAAACTTTAGGAGCCGGCGAAATAATAAAGTTTAACAAAGTTTGGACGAACATAGATGATGATTACAATCCAATGACTGGCATATACACTGCTCCGAAACGAGGGGTCTACTATTTTTCGTCCTCTGTCATGTCACAATACGATAAAACTCTTCGTGTTTTTCTATGTAAAAATAACCGTCGGATAGTAGCTGTTTTCACTGGTTATTCTGATACTAACATGGCAACTCTAAATATGGTATTAGAGCTAAAGAAAGGTGACACAGTATACATCAAGCAAGATGGACCGCAGAAATACATCTACAGCGAATCTCAAAGCAACTACAATATGTTTTCTGGATATCTTATTAGATGA